One window of Brevibacillus choshinensis genomic DNA carries:
- a CDS encoding GNAT family N-acetyltransferase, with product MLIRPFRLGDYSAITSIWRETGLDQSETESLNDLAQQLAWDSDLVMVAEKEGNVVGVVVGTIDGSRAFFYRLAVLPSEQGSGIGRQLVEAIEKRFKQRGVNRVLIMVNQDNPEVLPFYHSLGYELQKYVTLSKKLSS from the coding sequence ATGCTGATTCGTCCGTTTCGACTCGGTGACTATTCGGCTATTACAAGCATCTGGCGGGAAACCGGTTTGGACCAATCGGAGACGGAGTCGTTGAACGATTTGGCCCAACAATTGGCATGGGACAGCGATTTAGTGATGGTTGCAGAAAAAGAAGGTAATGTGGTAGGGGTCGTCGTTGGCACGATTGATGGGTCGCGCGCCTTTTTTTACCGATTGGCTGTTTTACCAAGTGAACAAGGCTCAGGCATAGGCAGACAACTGGTGGAAGCGATCGAGAAACGATTCAAGCAACGAGGCGTTAATCGCGTACTGATCATGGTGAATCAGGACAACCCAGAAGTTCTGCCATTTTACCATTCGCTTGGCTATGAGTTGCAAAAATATGTTACACTTTCCAAAAAGCTCTCTTCTTAA